Proteins encoded within one genomic window of Zestosphaera sp.:
- a CDS encoding alpha/beta hydrolase, whose protein sequence is MKSLKPLIRARFFKAVLALTLTLLILYIVPVPTVGEPVEDLAQGWGKFVEIDGVKIHYVEDYGGGNLTFVLLHGFGASVFSWREVLKPLSNYGRVIAFDRPGFGLSERVDPAKAGFNPYTAEGQVELTYRLFGKLNVSKAVLIGHSAGGGVAILFTLNYPELVEALVLVAPAWKPSRNSLHETLLYSIPLSEKYGPLVVRGFIGQLEQILYRAWYDKSKLTEDVLEGYKYPLRAKDWDKGLYWLMKYKGFPDIRDGIGNLETPTLIIHGLNDEIVNLSNSLELVSLLNPAAHHKLVVMDECGHLPHEEKPDEFIQTLEEFIVNLRVSA, encoded by the coding sequence ATGAAGTCGCTGAAACCTTTAATCAGGGCGAGGTTCTTTAAGGCAGTCCTAGCCTTAACCCTAACCCTCCTCATCCTCTATATCGTACCGGTGCCGACTGTGGGCGAGCCTGTCGAGGATTTAGCTCAGGGCTGGGGTAAGTTCGTTGAGATCGACGGTGTGAAGATACACTACGTCGAGGACTACGGGGGAGGTAATCTCACATTCGTCCTCCTTCACGGTTTTGGAGCTAGTGTCTTCAGTTGGAGGGAAGTGCTTAAGCCGCTCAGTAACTATGGCAGGGTAATAGCCTTCGACAGACCGGGTTTCGGACTCAGCGAGAGGGTGGATCCAGCTAAGGCGGGCTTCAACCCCTACACCGCTGAAGGACAGGTGGAGCTGACCTACAGACTGTTTGGGAAGCTCAACGTGAGCAAGGCAGTCCTCATAGGACATTCCGCTGGAGGCGGGGTTGCCATACTCTTCACGCTCAATTATCCCGAACTAGTGGAGGCGCTGGTTCTCGTTGCACCGGCGTGGAAGCCCAGTCGGAACTCGCTTCATGAGACCCTACTGTATTCAATACCCCTATCCGAGAAGTACGGCCCCCTCGTAGTCAGGGGCTTCATAGGGCAGTTGGAGCAGATACTCTACAGGGCTTGGTACGATAAGTCAAAGCTAACTGAGGATGTGCTGGAAGGCTATAAGTATCCCTTGAGAGCTAAGGACTGGGATAAGGGCCTCTACTGGCTGATGAAGTATAAGGGATTCCCCGACATCAGGGATGGGATAGGTAACTTAGAGACCCCTACTCTAATCATCCACGGCCTTAACGATGAGATTGTAAACCTCAGCAACAGCCTGGAGTTGGTCAGCTTACTGAATCCAGCGGCCCACCACAAACTCGTGGTGATGGATGAATGCGGACACTTACCGCATGAGGAAAAACCGGATGAGTTCATTCAAACACTTGAGGAATTCATAGTAAACCTTAGGGTGAGTGCTTGA
- a CDS encoding Snf7 family protein — MGSSFKEFEKSWKGKDKSVGDHIKELFVREKPLRYRLAMAHYKLNSMTRRLEVYLDRLKARDKELFERVVDAFISKDQTRATMYANEVAELRKVAKSLFLVQVALEQIGLRLESIREIGEIAAYLGPVVSVVKDIREAIKTTLPEIGIELGEIQDILQETVMEAGEMIGVGSVSMYATPDARKILEEAKVVAEQRMKETFPSLPAIPSGLPEQAKSPAESS, encoded by the coding sequence TTGGGTTCGAGCTTCAAGGAGTTCGAGAAGTCTTGGAAGGGTAAGGATAAGTCGGTTGGCGACCACATTAAGGAGCTGTTCGTGAGGGAGAAGCCCTTAAGGTACAGGCTAGCTATGGCTCACTACAAGCTGAACTCCATGACCAGGAGGCTTGAGGTGTACCTTGACAGGCTCAAGGCCAGGGATAAGGAGCTCTTCGAGAGGGTTGTGGACGCGTTCATATCTAAAGACCAGACGAGAGCCACGATGTACGCTAATGAAGTGGCTGAGTTGAGGAAGGTCGCTAAGAGCCTCTTCCTGGTGCAGGTGGCACTGGAGCAGATAGGGTTGAGGCTTGAGTCCATAAGGGAGATAGGGGAGATAGCGGCCTACCTAGGGCCCGTAGTCAGTGTGGTCAAGGACATCAGGGAGGCGATAAAGACCACACTCCCCGAGATAGGGATAGAGCTAGGTGAGATTCAGGACATACTGCAGGAGACCGTCATGGAGGCCGGTGAGATGATAGGGGTCGGGTCGGTGAGCATGTATGCAACGCCTGATGCGAGGAAGATACTCGAGGAGGCTAAGGTAGTGGCTGAGCAGAGGATGAAGGAGACGTTCCCATCACTGCCGGCGATACCCTCAGGCCTTCCCGAACAAGCGAAGAGCCCTGCAGAGTCCAGCTAA
- a CDS encoding SIS domain-containing protein has protein sequence MNSEYLMDYLDWPDLVRAALSTEPANAEPLRKPPEGVAVLGMGGSGIVGDVLQSMSAERFDAPLVVIKDFRLPRWVDRDWLVLAVSYSGDTMETLTCLQEALSRGVKAAVVASGGMMMELSVSNRLPHFRIPPGRTPRSSFPALLLGALKLLSKLGVELEGMDAHELLKSLEGSDALKAGGELADRLHGRMPVFISNVRYYPLALRAKDEFNENAKTVAKAEVYPEGFHNDVVGWEGWFGPVSAVIFREVGDYTLGFLEELLKSAGVSLTVYEISGDYVSNIIKWSQILGIASVETALRRGLNPRETKHIARYKEFLRKCGRTKPLGQG, from the coding sequence ATGAATAGTGAGTACTTAATGGACTACCTCGACTGGCCGGATTTGGTGAGGGCGGCGTTAAGCACGGAACCTGCGAACGCAGAGCCTCTGAGGAAGCCCCCTGAGGGCGTGGCGGTACTTGGCATGGGGGGCTCCGGAATAGTGGGTGATGTCCTGCAGTCAATGTCCGCCGAGAGGTTTGATGCACCGCTGGTGGTCATCAAAGACTTTAGATTACCCAGGTGGGTTGACCGGGATTGGTTAGTGCTGGCAGTGAGCTACTCAGGGGATACTATGGAGACCCTTACATGCCTTCAGGAAGCCCTCTCAAGAGGCGTTAAGGCGGCGGTAGTTGCTTCGGGTGGTATGATGATGGAGCTCTCGGTGAGTAATCGCCTTCCACACTTTAGGATCCCACCCGGGAGGACCCCAAGATCCTCCTTCCCAGCCCTCCTCCTAGGAGCTCTTAAGCTACTATCTAAGCTTGGCGTAGAGCTTGAGGGAATGGACGCTCACGAGCTACTCAAATCCCTTGAGGGCAGCGACGCACTTAAGGCCGGCGGCGAATTAGCTGACAGGCTCCACGGCAGGATGCCTGTCTTCATAAGCAACGTTAGATATTACCCACTAGCCCTAAGGGCTAAGGACGAGTTCAACGAGAACGCGAAGACGGTGGCTAAAGCGGAGGTATATCCCGAGGGATTCCACAACGACGTGGTTGGGTGGGAGGGCTGGTTCGGACCCGTGAGCGCCGTGATCTTCAGGGAGGTCGGTGACTACACGCTTGGATTCCTTGAAGAACTGCTTAAGAGCGCCGGGGTCAGCCTAACCGTGTACGAGATAAGCGGTGACTATGTGAGCAACATCATCAAGTGGTCTCAAATACTGGGTATAGCGTCAGTGGAAACAGCGTTGAGACGAGGATTAAACCCCAGAGAAACTAAACACATAGCCAGGTATAAAGAGTTCCTAAGGAAGTGCGGACGCACGAAACCTCTAGGGCAGGGTTGA